Within the Saccharomonospora amisosensis genome, the region ATCGAGTAGAACTGGGTGGTGCGGCCAGGGGCGGTGGGGTCGGTGATGGTGTCGGCGAAGCTGCGGCCCTCGATCGGTGCCTGCGGGAACCCCTTCAGTACTTCCGGTGCCTGCACACCGGTGAGCTCGTACAGCGTCGGCACGATGTCGATGGCATGGACGTACTGGTCACGCACCCTGCCGCGGGCGGAGATCCCGCGCGGCCATGAGATGACACAGGTGTCGCAGACCCCGCCCTCGTAGCCGGAGAACCGCTTCCAGTAGGGAAACGGTGTGTCGAACGCCCACGCCCAGCCGGTGTTGTAGTGGTTGTAGGTCGTCGGGCTGCCGAGCTCGTCGATGCGTTTGAGGTTGTCCTCCATGGTGTCGGGGACACCGTTGAGGAACTTGTCCTCGTTCACCGAGCCGTTCGGGCCGCCCTCGGCGCTCGCGCCGTTGTCCGACACCGCGACGATGATCGTGTTGTCCAGTTGTCCGGACTCTTCCAGGTAGTCCAGCACCCGGCCGAGTTGATGATCGGTGTAGGAGACGTAGCCCGCGTACACCTCAGCCATGCGGGCGAACAGCCGTTTCTCGTCGTCACGAAGCGAGTCCCACGGCCGGACGAAATCCATCAGCGGCCAGCGCTGCCCGTCCGGTCCGGTGACGTCCGGCTCGCCGTGCGGGTTGATGGGGGAGAGCTCCACGTCGTCGGGCAGCAGCCCGAGTTCTTTCTGCCTGGCGAGGATCGCGGGCCGGATCGCCTCGTAGCCCTCGTCGAAGTGGCCCCGGTACTTGTCGGCCCAGTCCTTGAAGACGTGGTGCGGGGCGTGGCTGCACCCGGGAGCGAAGTAGGTGAACCACGGCTTGTCGGGGGCCACCATCCTGGAGTCGCGGATGAAGCGGATGCACTTGTCGGCGAGATCCTTGGACAGGTGGTAGCCGTCCTCGGGTTGCGCCGGCTGGTCGACCTGGTGGTTGTCCTCCACCAGGTTCGGATACCACTGGTTGGTCTCCGCGCCGAGGAACCCGTAGAAGCGTTCGAACCCGCGTCCCAACGGCCAGCGCGCCTTCCACGACGAGGCGTCCATCTCGTCGCCCGGGGTGAGGTGCCACTTGCCGAGCGCGTAGGTGTTCCAGCCGCGTTCGCCGAGCACTTCGGCGATGGTGCCGTTCTCGAACGGCAGCCGGGCGGAGGAGCCGGGGAACCCGGTGGAGGCCTCCACGATGCAGGCCATGTTGTTGCTGGTGGCGTTGCGACCGGTGAGCAGGCTCGCCCGGGTGGGTGAACACAGTGCGGTGGTGTGGAAGTTGGAGTACCGGATACCCGCGTCGGCGATCCTGCGCATGGTTGGCGTCTCGATCGGACCACCGTTGACGTCCATCGCGCCGTAGCCGACGTCATCCCACACGACCATCAGCACGTTCGGCGCTTCCGCGGGCGCCTGCGGCTGGAGGAACGGTTTCCAGTCCGGGGCGGAGTCGCGGATGTCGACCTCGACCCTGCCCCGAAACCCCTCGCCAATGGGGTTGCCCATGATGCCTCCTTGCCGCCACGCGACCGCGCCGTTCTGCCCGCTAGAGCGAGTGCCCCGGAGACAGGTTCCTGCCACCACCACTGGCGGCGTTTTCACCCCATCGGGGTCGTGCCAGCCGGTGAATGACCCTCGCCAAATCTCAGGCCAGTTGCCGTGGACCAGGTATGAGGACGGTCATGCAAGTCGCTGCGGCCGGACGATCAACAGCGATCGGATCACCCAACCGCCTGGCGCCCCCAAAGTTATCGACCGCGCCCTCGAAGCAAGGGCGCGTGCGCTTTACTCCTGCGCGGTGGACTCAACTTGTCACGCCCGACTTGACCAGATTGGGACGCTAGCCAACTCATTTGGAAGTCGGTGAGGTCCACCTCGCTACCTGTTTTTGCTCAACTGGTAGACTCGCTGCACACAATGCGGCACAGAAAATTACGATAGTCGTTGCACCGAAGAATGCCCCCAATTCTACTGTTGATTGGCAGAGGAATACGATGACAATGGAAGCCGGCAGCTGATCTTCCGGTGCCTTATGTCTGCCTCTGAATACGATTGTGAGCGCTGAGGCGAGGATCGCCGCTGCCGCGACCGCGGGTAGTATGCCACCGTAAAACATGAGCGCGAGAATGGCATTATGAGGACTGAATCCCATGGTTGGACTCTCCGCGCCAACTGTGCTCGAAAAGCCACTGCCGAATACCGGATCCGCAGTTATCCGTTCGACCGTGTCTTTGTAGATGTCGTACCGGCCAGCAGTGTAATCCACGTTTGTCGCACCGTATGCTGTCTCCGTCATCCCGAGCAGACGTAGTGCGGTTGGTGGCGGTCCGTTCATGGCAGTCCAAATGCCGAAGGCGACAAGTCCGGCAACTACTACCACTAACGCGCGACGTCTGTGGCCGACTAGTAACTGCGCCAGCAAGACTAGGACTACGGCGACAAATCCGGTTCGACCTCCGCTGACCAGTAAAGCTGATAAGAGCGTGAGTCCCTCCGCGGTAAGGAGAATCGACCGCGCGCCCCTCGCATTTCGGTACGCAAAGAACCAGATAGCTAAACCGACTGCGAGTTCGCTTGCGAGCGCAGGTCCACGGTACGATAATCCCTCGTTGCCGTATGGCAGGTCTACTGGCGTTAGGTCGACAACTCCCCAGGAGGCGAGTAGGGCTGCTACGGCGCTCAAGATGATGCCGATGCGATACCCTAACAGCATTGCTTGCAGCCGACCGCGTAAGGCTAGCCCGTAGCCAAGAAGTACGGCTGGAATGGTGGTTAATAGATAGGACAGGGCATCAGTATCCAGGTTGGCAATACTCGCTACGAGTACGCCGTAACCGAGCAGGTACCACGCAGGGTGTATGTAGCGTTGATCCTGCCGAGAAATTGGGAGGACCCGCAATATCAGCAAGCCGGCAAGGAGTGCGCGAGCGCTTGACAAAAAAATTGGTGGGACAATGTCGCTAATTGCGTAAATCGGAATCAAAAGCCCGAAAAGGACCGTAAGCCGGTCAAGCCACCGATCGGTAGAGGGCGAGTTGTTATTCCGGACATCGAAGTTCCTGCCGTTTGAGGCAAGGGAAACATCTTTCGGTCGGAGGCCGGTTTCATGTTTGATGATACCCTGACTCATTCATCCTTCGCCGATCAACCTCGCCTATTGTTTCGAGTCGTTCCGGTCGGCAGTCAATGGGTGCCAGTCAGATTTTCCCTGTCGACCAAGACGTTGAACACACGCGCAACGATCTGTGCAATGACGATCGGTTTTAGCCTAGCTCGCCGTGGTAAGACTTGCTGGTCCATTGTGCCTGATCGCATGTCGCACGTGGTGGTGAACCTGAAGCAACTCGACAGCCTGTCCGGTCGGTAGGGCGGGCGTAGTCGTCACCGGATCGGTAGGTATTGAGCCCTTTCCAGCGTGGTATGTAAGGTCGATGGGTGATGTCGAGGTGGGTGAAGCCTCGTAGATGGGCGAACTTCCTAGATCAACTCGCCCCACCAAGAGCTTCGGGTGTTTGTTCACCCGATCTCGGTACCGGTTTCCAACTGTCCCTTGCAGGTGATGGCTGGCCCGCTGCTACTTCGACGGATGGTGGTGGGGAGCCGGTGGCGACGACCTGCGGTCGGTGAGCAGGCGTTGCTGGTACTGGTGCCCACTAACACGGGTGAGACCTACACCGCCCTGGCCGGCGGATTCGGCTTCAGCACGACGACGGTGGTTCGCGATTCCGGATACCAGGGTGGTGGCATCTGACATCGGCTGCTGCCCACGCTCGGGCAGATCGACAATGGCCAGCCGGTCGTGACCGAGTACACCGGTCGCCGTCGTCGCGTCCCAACTGACCGATCGCCCGCCGTCCGGGCCACGGTGGGCGAGCACCTGCGCGCTGTTGGGCAGGTCTCGCCGGTCTCCGGTGTGGGCGACCCCGGCTATTCCACACACGCGTGGCTCCTCCTTCCGCCTTGCGGTAGCGGTCTCATCAATGCGCGTCCTGAATGGAGCGGAACGCGGCGAGGGTGGCGCTGGTGGACAGCAGCAGCTGCTCGGTGACGGCCGGGGTGTTGCTTCCTTGCACGGCCGCGTGGAACGTGCTTACCGCAGCGTTGTGCCCCTTGTCCTGCGTGCTCCACGAACGCCTGCGCCCGTCGAGGACAATCCTGCGGTAGTCCTCGATGACGGCGTGCCGATCGCCTGCCAGCACCTCCACCCGTTCCTTGCCCGCACCGGCGGGGGAGGAGGCGCAGTAGGTGACAGTGGACACCGAGCCGTTCCGGTGCCGGATCAGCAGCCCGACGTCATCGGCCAGGCCGAGTTCCCCGGTGCTCCCGGCGACCGCGGACACGACCTCCGGCGCGGAGCCGGTGAGGGCGCAGCAGCTGTCCACGAAATGGCACATCTCGCCGCGAAGCCGGCCACCCTGGCGGCGGTCGTGGTACCAGTGCTCGCCGGGAAGCTCACCGGCCGCGACACGGTAGACCACCGTGCGGGGAGAGGCCTCGCCGAGGTGATCCGTGACCGCCGTCAGCGCGGGGGACCAGCGCCGGTTGTATCCGATGAAGAGGACGCCCGGCGACTGCCCGGCCAGCCTTGTCAGTTCCTCGGCTTCGTCCACGGTCAGCGCCGGTGGCTTCTCACACCACACGTGCTTGCCCGCTCGCAGCGCGCGCAGCACCAGCTCCGCGTGAGTGTCGTGCGGCGTGGCGATCACCACGACATCGACGGCCGGGTCGTCGATCACCTCGCCCGGTTCCGAAACGGCCTGCTCGAATCCGAACCGTTCGGCCACCTTGCGTGCCGAAAGGCCCTGTGCGGAGGCCACGGACACGAACCGCTGGAAGCCGGCCTGCCGGAAAGCGGGCAGCAACACACTCGTGGAGAACGAGCCCGCACCCAGCCAACCGACACCGGAGCAGGAGCGGGTGCTCGGCTTTCGCAACCGCACCGGCCCCTGCTCGACCCGGTCTTCAGGGTACCGAAGCTGCACGGCCAGGTATGGCTCGCTGCCGCTGTCGATGAGCTCGTAGGCCTTGCCCGCCTGCCCGATGTCGAATCGGTGTGTCACCAGATCGTCCACTGTGATCCGCCGGGAGGCGAGCAGATCCAGCACGGCCTCGAGGTTACGGCCCTCGGTCCAGCGAACGTGCCCCGCCGGGAAGTCGACGCCGTACTCCTCGTAGGAGCGCTCGTAGCGGCCGGGACCGTAGGAACGCGCGAACCGCACGGACAGCTCGCGCTCGTAGAACGGCTTTCGTGCGATGTCGAGGCCGACGTCCCCGACGACGACCACGGCAGCACGGTCACGGCACAGCGCGGGTGTGCGGTTGACGGCTTCGGACGACGCGCCCGAGGCGCACAGCAGCACCGCGTCCGCGCCCCTGCCCCGGGTCCAGGTGAGCACCGCGTCTGTCGTTTCCTCACCCTCCTCGCGCAGACCGTACACACCGGACGCTCGTGCCGTGGCGAGCGGCCGCTCGGC harbors:
- a CDS encoding arylsulfatase, which gives rise to MGNPIGEGFRGRVEVDIRDSAPDWKPFLQPQAPAEAPNVLMVVWDDVGYGAMDVNGGPIETPTMRRIADAGIRYSNFHTTALCSPTRASLLTGRNATSNNMACIVEASTGFPGSSARLPFENGTIAEVLGERGWNTYALGKWHLTPGDEMDASSWKARWPLGRGFERFYGFLGAETNQWYPNLVEDNHQVDQPAQPEDGYHLSKDLADKCIRFIRDSRMVAPDKPWFTYFAPGCSHAPHHVFKDWADKYRGHFDEGYEAIRPAILARQKELGLLPDDVELSPINPHGEPDVTGPDGQRWPLMDFVRPWDSLRDDEKRLFARMAEVYAGYVSYTDHQLGRVLDYLEESGQLDNTIIVAVSDNGASAEGGPNGSVNEDKFLNGVPDTMEDNLKRIDELGSPTTYNHYNTGWAWAFDTPFPYWKRFSGYEGGVCDTCVISWPRGISARGRVRDQYVHAIDIVPTLYELTGVQAPEVLKGFPQAPIEGRSFADTITDPTAPGRTTQFYSMLGMRAVYHDGWLANTLHPPMSGWGKFDQDVWELYHLPSDRTQTRDLAAEHPDVLERLKGLWFYQAGLYKGLPLDDRTALEIGLSPRPRPSAPRDRYVYYPDTSEVPQGSAVDIIRRSFGIAAGVVVDTPDAEGVLFAFGGVGGGLALFLRDRRFHFVYNWLGEDIQRVSSEVEFGTGRHLFTAGFERTGGDPTGSALGTLTLYLDTDRVGGIELRTQPGPFSLSEGLSVGRDSGSPVSPDYRPPFAFTGGRIEAVAVDVSGERFVDREKEVLAYLMRD
- a CDS encoding O-antigen ligase family protein; its protein translation is MSQGIIKHETGLRPKDVSLASNGRNFDVRNNNSPSTDRWLDRLTVLFGLLIPIYAISDIVPPIFLSSARALLAGLLILRVLPISRQDQRYIHPAWYLLGYGVLVASIANLDTDALSYLLTTIPAVLLGYGLALRGRLQAMLLGYRIGIILSAVAALLASWGVVDLTPVDLPYGNEGLSYRGPALASELAVGLAIWFFAYRNARGARSILLTAEGLTLLSALLVSGGRTGFVAVVLVLLAQLLVGHRRRALVVVVAGLVAFGIWTAMNGPPPTALRLLGMTETAYGATNVDYTAGRYDIYKDTVERITADPVFGSGFSSTVGAESPTMGFSPHNAILALMFYGGILPAVAAAAILASALTIVFRGRHKAPEDQLPASIVIVFLCQSTVELGAFFGATTIVIFCAALCAASLPVEQKQVARWTSPTSK
- a CDS encoding bi-domain-containing oxidoreductase, translating into MKQVVQPLRGGPVRVLDVPRPTIGATEVLVRTLSSVISPGTEKAVTSLARSSLLGKAKARPDLVRQVVAKARSNGVSSAAKAVVSRLDSDTPLGYSAAGIALEVGEAVSGIRPGMLVATGGAGRANHAEFQAVPGLLCTPVPEGVSAQDAAFATLGSIALHGVRLADVGPGSKVVVVGLGLVGQLAARLLFASGCEVAGIDVAERPLATARASGVYGLREEGEETTDAVLTWTRGRGADAVLLCASGASSEAVNRTPALCRDRAAVVVVGDVGLDIARKPFYERELSVRFARSYGPGRYERSYEEYGVDFPAGHVRWTEGRNLEAVLDLLASRRITVDDLVTHRFDIGQAGKAYELIDSGSEPYLAVQLRYPEDRVEQGPVRLRKPSTRSCSGVGWLGAGSFSTSVLLPAFRQAGFQRFVSVASAQGLSARKVAERFGFEQAVSEPGEVIDDPAVDVVVIATPHDTHAELVLRALRAGKHVWCEKPPALTVDEAEELTRLAGQSPGVLFIGYNRRWSPALTAVTDHLGEASPRTVVYRVAAGELPGEHWYHDRRQGGRLRGEMCHFVDSCCALTGSAPEVVSAVAGSTGELGLADDVGLLIRHRNGSVSTVTYCASSPAGAGKERVEVLAGDRHAVIEDYRRIVLDGRRRSWSTQDKGHNAAVSTFHAAVQGSNTPAVTEQLLLSTSATLAAFRSIQDAH